The following coding sequences are from one Clostridioides difficile ATCC 9689 = DSM 1296 window:
- a CDS encoding gamma-glutamyl-gamma-aminobutyrate hydrolase family protein, whose amino-acid sequence MKPIIGILGNLIIMENGMFPGLERSYVNNDYINAVLKGGGSPVIIPVNTDKEVIKKQIEMVDGVLISGGWDINPQLYGEETREETTFIYPEVDEFDLIAISIALELKKPILGVCRGLQILNVSLGGTLYQDNNLIEGSYIKHTQSSKRHVATHKVDVKEGSILEGILGKQLLTNSYHHQSVNQLGKGLKAIAYSKDGMIEAIEKEDENFVVGVQWHPEMMVDYCDKMEKLFKYFINICSNL is encoded by the coding sequence ATGAAACCAATAATAGGGATTTTAGGAAATTTAATAATAATGGAAAATGGTATGTTTCCAGGTCTTGAAAGGTCATATGTAAATAATGATTATATAAATGCAGTGCTAAAAGGTGGCGGTAGTCCAGTAATAATTCCTGTAAATACAGATAAAGAAGTTATAAAAAAACAGATTGAAATGGTTGATGGAGTCTTAATATCTGGGGGATGGGATATCAATCCTCAACTGTATGGAGAAGAAACAAGAGAAGAAACGACATTTATATATCCAGAAGTGGATGAATTTGATTTAATTGCAATAAGTATAGCATTAGAACTTAAAAAGCCTATATTAGGTGTATGTAGGGGACTACAAATTTTAAATGTAAGTTTAGGAGGAACTTTATATCAAGATAATAATCTTATAGAAGGAAGTTATATAAAACATACACAATCTTCTAAAAGACATGTAGCTACTCATAAAGTTGATGTTAAAGAAGGAAGTATTTTAGAGGGAATTTTAGGAAAACAATTACTTACAAATAGTTATCATCATCAAAGTGTCAATCAGCTTGGAAAAGGATTAAAAGCCATAGCATACTCAAAAGATGGTATGATAGAAGCTATTGAGAAAGAGGATGAAAATTTTGTAGTAGGAGTACAGTGGCATCCAGAAATGATGGTAGATTACTGTGATAAAATGGAAAAACTATTTAAATATTTTATAAATATTTGTTCGAATTTATAA
- a CDS encoding sigma-54 interaction domain-containing protein, translating to MKQSIAIVTDKITKLSSFLEENIRLVLGNYIDINHYYLEVLKENDKIQGDFVLVMNDDRLNSMRKHLVQDSKIIVIRRTLKENEIYGLFSIPNGTEVLVVNDTKETTLETISLFYKIGVKNLKFTPYIEGKIYKNIDIAITPGVKGKVPSYINKVIDLGNRYIDISTFIEIINGLRIDVKEIRKNLMAYSESLISLDNGVKDNYRQLFLKIEEQDVILNLSKDGIIFTSADGIINTFNKEALKILGINENPQGKNIEDIISEDLNILLEDKEIIDEVVFTNKKYINVNKKNIFSMGNKAGIYYNLQEITYIKKLEQNLTNKLREQGQIARYTFKDIKTKNKNMVKCVELAKKISKSDLSVLIIGESGTGKELLSQSIHNASNRSNQPFIAVNCAAVPDSLLESQLFGYEKGSFTGALREGKKGLFELANNGTIFLDEIGDMPPLLQTKLLRVLQEKQVMPIGSHNVINIDVRVIAATNKNLLKMIREGKFREDLYYRLNVLPIDVPSLRNRKEDIITLMNFFLKNNIRLSPEVITILEKYNWPGNIRELQNVASYVSLMCDSMVFRDDLPPYIRVECANNYEDGFGYTRKEFEEILRILYERRESSSGIGRGFIIEKLIQEGIEISESKVRKVLSYLSECGYISSKSGRGGSQITSEGIKLYNNIN from the coding sequence ATGAAACAATCAATAGCTATAGTAACTGATAAAATAACTAAACTATCATCTTTCTTAGAAGAAAATATACGTTTGGTTTTAGGTAATTATATTGATATAAACCACTATTATCTGGAAGTTTTAAAAGAGAATGATAAAATACAAGGTGATTTTGTACTAGTAATGAATGACGATAGATTAAACAGTATGAGAAAGCATTTAGTACAAGATAGTAAGATTATAGTGATAAGGAGAACACTTAAAGAAAATGAAATATATGGATTATTTTCAATACCAAATGGAACTGAAGTATTGGTTGTAAATGATACAAAAGAAACTACCTTAGAAACGATAAGCTTATTTTACAAAATAGGAGTAAAAAATTTAAAGTTTACTCCATATATTGAAGGAAAAATTTATAAAAATATAGACATAGCTATAACGCCTGGAGTAAAGGGAAAAGTACCAAGTTATATAAATAAAGTAATCGACCTTGGAAATAGATATATTGATATATCTACCTTTATAGAAATAATAAATGGTCTTAGAATAGATGTTAAAGAAATACGTAAAAATTTAATGGCATATTCTGAGAGTTTAATAAGTTTAGATAATGGAGTTAAAGATAATTATAGGCAACTGTTTTTAAAAATAGAAGAACAAGATGTTATATTGAATCTATCAAAAGATGGAATAATATTTACTTCAGCAGATGGTATAATAAACACATTTAATAAAGAAGCTTTAAAAATTTTAGGTATAAATGAAAATCCACAAGGCAAAAACATAGAAGATATCATTTCTGAAGATTTAAATATTTTACTTGAAGACAAAGAAATAATTGATGAAGTGGTATTTACAAATAAAAAATATATAAATGTAAATAAAAAAAATATTTTTTCTATGGGGAATAAAGCTGGGATATATTATAACTTACAAGAAATAACGTATATAAAAAAATTAGAACAAAATCTTACTAATAAATTAAGAGAACAAGGTCAGATAGCAAGATATACATTTAAAGATATAAAAACTAAAAATAAAAATATGGTAAAGTGTGTAGAATTGGCTAAAAAAATATCTAAATCAGACCTTTCTGTATTAATAATAGGAGAAAGTGGTACTGGTAAAGAATTATTATCACAATCAATTCATAATGCTTCCAATAGAAGTAATCAACCGTTTATAGCAGTTAATTGTGCAGCAGTTCCAGATAGTCTATTAGAAAGTCAACTGTTTGGATATGAAAAAGGCTCTTTTACAGGAGCTTTAAGAGAAGGAAAAAAGGGTCTATTTGAACTTGCTAATAATGGAACTATATTTCTGGATGAAATTGGAGATATGCCTCCATTGCTACAGACAAAGTTACTAAGGGTATTACAAGAAAAGCAGGTTATGCCTATAGGTTCCCATAATGTTATAAACATAGATGTTAGGGTCATAGCAGCAACAAACAAAAACTTACTAAAGATGATTAGAGAAGGAAAATTTAGAGAGGACCTGTATTATAGACTAAATGTATTGCCAATAGATGTACCATCATTGAGGAATAGAAAAGAAGATATAATAACACTTATGAATTTCTTTTTGAAAAACAATATAAGACTTTCGCCAGAAGTTATAACTATTTTAGAAAAATATAATTGGCCAGGAAATATAAGAGAGTTACAAAATGTTGCTTCTTATGTAAGTCTAATGTGTGATAGTATGGTTTTTAGAGATGACTTACCACCATATATAAGGGTAGAATGTGCTAACAATTATGAAGATGGATTTGGTTATACAAGAAAAGAATTTGAGGAAATACTGAGGATTCTATATGAAAGAAGAGAGTCATCCTCTGGAATTGGAAGAGGGTTTATAATCGAAAAGCTTATACAGGAAGGTATTGAGATTTCTGAAAGCAAAGTTAGAAAGGTGCTATCTTATTTAAGTGAATGTGGATACATATCATCTAAATCTGGTAGAGGAGGAAGTCAAATAACCTCAGAGGGGATAAAACTTTATAATAATATAAATTAA
- the spoIIIAD gene encoding stage III sporulation protein AD yields the protein MQLIGIAIISTTLCLVIKKDRPEIANFIAIITGVIILLSVMFKLNFIVDSIQDLANKANIPTMYISLIIKLIGIAYLMEFAIQLCKDCGEGNIASKLEFGGKIIVMSMSFPILLSIVEMVVNIIP from the coding sequence ATGCAATTAATAGGAATTGCAATCATTTCAACTACACTCTGTTTAGTAATTAAAAAAGATAGACCAGAGATAGCAAATTTCATAGCTATAATAACTGGAGTAATAATACTATTGTCAGTTATGTTTAAGCTAAATTTTATAGTAGATAGTATACAAGATTTGGCTAACAAGGCTAACATCCCGACTATGTATATATCATTAATAATAAAATTAATTGGGATAGCATACTTAATGGAATTTGCGATACAACTTTGTAAAGATTGTGGGGAAGGAAACATTGCTTCAAAACTAGAATTTGGAGGTAAAATAATAGTTATGTCAATGTCTTTCCCTATACTTTTGTCCATTGTAGAAATGGTGGTGAATATAATTCCATAG
- a CDS encoding stage III sporulation protein AB, with protein sequence MQIKIIIIAFLIGSSYLIGEQIYKTYTRRHKQLNDLIRVLEILRMDLSFGLYTLEEIFNRIGGNKEFCFWKFFYQISEGLHNEQSKTLEIIISENIDVLSKETYLGNKEIEELKNLILTLGKSDIESQQRMIDLSIENLKKQTYETKEDINKKGVLYKKLVTFIGIGICIILI encoded by the coding sequence TTGCAAATTAAAATAATTATTATAGCTTTCTTGATAGGAAGTAGTTATTTGATAGGTGAACAAATATACAAAACTTATACTCGTAGACATAAACAATTAAACGATTTAATAAGAGTTTTAGAAATTTTGAGGATGGATTTATCTTTTGGACTTTATACATTAGAAGAAATCTTTAATAGGATAGGTGGAAATAAAGAGTTTTGTTTTTGGAAATTTTTCTATCAAATATCAGAAGGACTTCACAATGAACAAAGTAAAACTTTGGAAATAATAATATCAGAAAATATTGATGTATTAAGTAAAGAAACTTATCTAGGCAATAAAGAAATTGAGGAACTGAAAAATCTAATACTTACTTTAGGGAAAAGCGATATAGAGTCACAACAAAGAATGATAGATTTATCTATAGAAAATTTGAAAAAACAAACCTATGAGACAAAGGAAGATATAAACAAAAAAGGCGTATTGTATAAAAAATTAGTGACATTCATAGGTATAGGTATATGTATTATATTGATTTAA
- a CDS encoding GGDEF domain-containing protein — protein MNFRLPKKRLPKKIIFICIILISIILFIKYDQNGLKEREIINKGKYMSESLVADKEYDEAKKVVKTSFESIPEKKYNKVYNEVWDMLKTISYVPDGTKIVIDSLEKMRESDVKLSDECRFNIEKRLASVYIMDNNYSKAVDLTVKSIKLAEKLGNNYEKARLDVDLASIFLKIGGYETGEKLIKDSFKIDIDEGEKNGMVRLYAIINLAEIYVEEGEYDKAIEISSRIKDYKKFVNTDNYNDFDIMASIMQSNAYVGKNNIQKAKTFLEKADYLIKSDRTVYILDKDMYYYMAMGNLEYKSENYNSAIDNYKKSLEISTKRKLTQEKIKNLNKILNIYEKQGNIESLNEYQKMLINEYKENKSIRDSETSFYIIDKVSNESKLFEKTKKEIKYYKILFTVILIAILGSTFLYNRLKYFKAQNLHDGLTNVYNRKSFDIMYEKYREKDDNFALVMIDIDNFKLINDNYGHKFGDTVIKGITNTICVMLEQDDKVFRYGGEEFSVLIRNKSGEEVADIIDSIRVAIANKKWNDDVTVTISAGVAHISDSKDVLEEADKNLYKAKQLGRNKVVYK, from the coding sequence TTGAATTTTAGACTACCAAAGAAAAGGTTACCCAAAAAGATAATTTTTATATGTATAATACTTATTAGTATTATTTTGTTTATAAAGTATGACCAAAATGGATTGAAAGAAAGAGAAATTATAAATAAGGGAAAATATATGTCTGAAAGCCTTGTGGCAGATAAGGAGTATGATGAAGCAAAAAAAGTGGTTAAGACTTCTTTTGAATCTATTCCAGAAAAAAAATACAATAAAGTATATAATGAAGTTTGGGATATGTTAAAGACTATTTCATATGTTCCAGATGGAACGAAGATAGTCATTGATTCTTTAGAAAAGATGAGAGAATCAGATGTGAAATTATCTGATGAATGTAGATTTAATATAGAAAAAAGATTAGCATCAGTGTATATAATGGATAATAATTATTCTAAGGCAGTAGATTTAACTGTAAAGTCTATAAAGTTGGCTGAGAAATTGGGGAATAATTATGAAAAAGCAAGACTAGATGTTGATTTGGCGAGCATATTTTTAAAGATAGGTGGCTATGAAACAGGAGAGAAATTAATAAAGGATTCTTTTAAAATAGATATTGATGAAGGTGAAAAAAATGGAATGGTTAGATTATATGCTATTATAAATCTAGCAGAAATATATGTAGAAGAGGGAGAATATGATAAAGCTATTGAAATAAGTAGCAGGATAAAAGATTATAAAAAGTTTGTAAATACGGATAATTACAATGATTTTGATATAATGGCCTCTATAATGCAGTCAAATGCGTATGTGGGCAAAAATAATATACAAAAGGCAAAGACTTTTTTAGAAAAAGCTGATTATCTTATAAAATCAGATAGAACAGTTTATATATTAGATAAAGATATGTACTATTATATGGCAATGGGAAACTTAGAATATAAAAGCGAAAATTATAATTCTGCAATAGATAATTATAAAAAAAGTTTAGAGATATCTACCAAAAGAAAGTTAACCCAGGAGAAAATAAAAAATTTAAATAAGATATTAAATATATATGAAAAACAAGGAAATATAGAATCTTTAAATGAGTATCAAAAGATGTTAATAAATGAATATAAAGAGAACAAAAGTATAAGAGATTCAGAGACTAGTTTCTATATAATTGATAAAGTATCAAACGAAAGTAAGCTATTTGAAAAAACTAAAAAAGAAATAAAATATTATAAAATATTATTTACCGTAATTTTAATTGCTATATTAGGGTCTACTTTTTTATACAACCGATTGAAGTATTTTAAAGCACAAAATTTACATGATGGTCTTACAAATGTTTATAATAGAAAAAGTTTTGATATTATGTATGAAAAGTACAGAGAGAAAGATGATAATTTTGCACTTGTGATGATAGATATTGATAATTTCAAGCTCATAAATGATAATTATGGACATAAATTTGGTGACACTGTTATAAAGGGAATAACAAATACCATTTGTGTTATGTTAGAACAAGATGATAAAGTCTTTAGGTACGGAGGAGAAGAATTTTCTGTATTAATAAGAAATAAATCTGGTGAGGAAGTAGCAGATATAATTGACAGTATAAGGGTTGCAATTGCAAATAAAAAGTGGAATGATGATGTGACTGTGACTATAAGTGCAGGTGTAGCTCATATTTCAGATAGCAAAGATGTACTAGAAGAAGCTGATAAAAATTTATATAAAGCAAAACAACTTGGTAGAAATAAAGTAGTATATAAGTAA
- a CDS encoding APC family permease: MNEKNKMGLISIILLGINAVVGAGVFLLPGDAMKSFGVASIFVYIFDMLLVLSMAFCFAEVAGKFNKNGAAYVYTKEAFGDFCGFEVGLMKWVIGCISWGALIVGFPTSLSAVWAPAGEPHIQKIIIVAMIVGLTIINLLGVSLSKIVQNVITVGKLIPLILFIGIGIFFIKGVNFTSSTMVPPGAGATEFGAAALLMFYSFTGFESIAVAAEDMENPQKNIPIAIISVIVIASIIYILNQVVCVGILGDSLSSTSTPVADAARICFGNMGAGLVTFGTLVSVGGICMCGAFVNPRSCVALADDKMLPRIFARKDKKGTPYVAIIATMLITIPIALSGSFAELAAISAVARFIQYIPTSLSVLVFRKKRPELVGTFKTPFGAVIPLIAVCVGTWLLFQASMHQLIMGLGALAIGVPLYFIMKSYNRKVYGENLKKIV; the protein is encoded by the coding sequence ATGAACGAAAAGAACAAAATGGGATTAATAAGTATTATACTTTTAGGTATTAATGCAGTAGTAGGAGCTGGAGTTTTTCTATTACCAGGAGATGCAATGAAATCATTTGGTGTAGCAAGTATATTTGTATATATATTTGATATGTTGTTAGTTTTATCTATGGCATTCTGTTTTGCTGAGGTTGCAGGTAAATTCAATAAAAATGGTGCTGCCTATGTATATACAAAAGAAGCTTTTGGAGATTTTTGTGGTTTTGAAGTAGGTCTTATGAAATGGGTAATAGGATGTATTTCTTGGGGAGCTTTAATAGTAGGTTTTCCTACATCATTATCAGCAGTATGGGCTCCAGCAGGTGAACCACATATACAAAAAATTATAATTGTAGCCATGATAGTTGGGCTTACAATTATAAACTTATTAGGTGTATCTCTATCAAAAATTGTACAAAATGTTATAACTGTAGGTAAACTAATTCCATTAATACTATTTATAGGAATAGGTATATTTTTTATAAAAGGAGTTAATTTTACTTCTTCAACAATGGTACCTCCAGGAGCTGGAGCAACAGAGTTTGGAGCAGCAGCACTTTTAATGTTTTATTCATTTACAGGATTTGAATCTATAGCAGTTGCAGCAGAAGATATGGAGAATCCACAAAAAAATATACCAATAGCAATTATAAGTGTAATAGTAATTGCATCAATAATATATATATTAAATCAAGTTGTATGTGTTGGTATACTAGGAGATTCATTATCTAGTACATCTACACCAGTGGCAGATGCTGCAAGAATATGCTTTGGAAATATGGGAGCTGGATTGGTTACCTTTGGAACATTGGTTTCTGTTGGTGGAATTTGTATGTGTGGTGCTTTTGTAAATCCAAGAAGTTGTGTAGCTTTAGCTGATGATAAAATGTTACCGAGAATATTTGCAAGAAAAGATAAAAAAGGTACACCATATGTAGCGATAATAGCTACTATGTTAATCACTATACCAATAGCTCTATCTGGAAGTTTTGCTGAATTAGCAGCAATAAGTGCAGTTGCTAGATTCATACAATACATACCAACATCTTTATCCGTATTAGTGTTTAGAAAGAAAAGACCAGAATTAGTAGGTACTTTTAAAACTCCTTTTGGAGCAGTGATTCCTCTAATTGCTGTATGTGTTGGAACATGGTTATTATTCCAAGCATCTATGCATCAATTAATTATGGGATTAGGAGCTTTGGCAATTGGAGTACCATTATACTTTATAATGAAGTCTTATAATAGAAAAGTCTATGGTGAAAATTTAAAGAAAATAGTTTAA
- the spoIIIAA gene encoding stage III sporulation protein AA encodes MNKLSDEIINSLSTTIREKVEKVSNNNLNIEEIRLRSQKPLILNANSKDYFYNQKTMTLDLNQQNSYVVTREDVEQTFQIICKYSIHSFMDDIKKGFITLRGGHRVGLVGKAIVEDGQVKNIKHISSLNIRVSREIIGCSDKILSHIIKGKNQINNTLIISPPQCGKTTLIRDIVRNLSNGNEDYGFKGLKVALVDERNEIAGSYLGVPQMDVGIRTDIIETCPKDLGITMLLRSMSPNVIVTDEIGSEKEIKALYTALNGGIGLITTVHGDSIEDIQNRKELNRLLDKELFKKVIILSAKRGAGTIEKIYDLEEKRWYFAN; translated from the coding sequence ATGAATAAACTTTCTGATGAAATAATAAACTCTCTTTCTACAACTATAAGAGAAAAGGTAGAAAAAGTCTCAAACAATAATCTGAACATAGAAGAAATTAGGTTACGCTCACAAAAACCATTGATACTAAATGCAAACTCTAAAGATTATTTTTACAATCAAAAAACTATGACACTTGATTTAAATCAACAAAACTCATATGTAGTAACAAGAGAAGATGTAGAGCAAACTTTTCAAATAATATGTAAATATTCAATACATTCATTTATGGATGACATAAAAAAAGGATTCATAACTTTGAGAGGAGGTCATAGAGTAGGGTTAGTTGGAAAAGCAATAGTAGAAGATGGACAAGTCAAAAATATAAAGCATATATCATCTTTAAATATAAGGGTATCAAGGGAAATTATTGGATGCTCGGATAAGATTTTAAGTCATATCATAAAGGGAAAAAATCAGATTAATAATACTTTGATAATATCACCACCTCAATGTGGAAAAACAACTTTAATAAGAGATATAGTAAGAAATTTAAGTAATGGTAATGAAGATTATGGATTTAAAGGTTTAAAAGTGGCTTTAGTAGATGAGCGTAATGAGATAGCAGGATCTTATCTAGGTGTTCCACAAATGGATGTGGGAATAAGGACTGATATAATAGAAACTTGCCCAAAAGACTTGGGTATTACAATGCTTTTAAGGTCTATGTCACCAAATGTTATTGTGACAGATGAAATTGGAAGTGAAAAAGAAATAAAGGCATTATACACAGCATTAAATGGAGGTATAGGATTAATAACTACTGTGCATGGAGATTCAATAGAGGATATACAAAATAGAAAAGAATTAAATAGACTTCTGGATAAAGAGTTATTTAAAAAGGTTATAATTCTTTCTGCAAAAAGAGGAGCAGGAACAATTGAAAAAATTTATGATTTAGAAGAAAAGAGATGGTATTTTGCAAATTAA
- the spoIIIAC gene encoding stage III sporulation protein AC, with amino-acid sequence MEISLILKVAGVGILISVLNMILEKTDRKDWAGLTTLAGVIIVLGMVITEISDLFNTVRTMFQLY; translated from the coding sequence ATGGAAATATCATTGATATTAAAGGTTGCAGGTGTCGGTATTCTAATATCAGTATTGAATATGATATTGGAAAAAACAGATAGAAAAGATTGGGCAGGTCTTACTACATTAGCAGGTGTAATAATCGTATTGGGTATGGTAATAACAGAAATAAGTGACTTGTTTAATACTGTAAGAACAATGTTTCAACTTTACTAA
- a CDS encoding TIGR03905 family TSCPD domain-containing protein: protein MKYKTTGTCATEIEFEVKENKVTNVNFIGGCDGNLKGLKVLVEGMNIEDVIQKLKGIECKTKPTSCPDQLSLALENYMNIK, encoded by the coding sequence ATGAAATACAAAACAACAGGGACTTGTGCTACAGAAATTGAATTTGAAGTAAAAGAAAATAAAGTTACAAATGTAAACTTTATAGGTGGATGTGATGGAAATTTAAAAGGGCTAAAAGTATTAGTTGAAGGCATGAATATAGAAGATGTAATACAAAAGTTAAAAGGAATAGAGTGTAAAACAAAGCCAACATCTTGCCCAGACCAACTGTCTCTAGCATTGGAAAATTATATGAATATAAAGTAA
- a CDS encoding GNAT family N-acetyltransferase gives MPTITLKNGVDVLIREGVREDAQSIIDFYNEVGGETHFLSFGKDEYKISLEEQENAIESAKASDNSVKLIAFIDGEIVGIATIDSNQKAKGKHVGVLGIVVKEKYWGIGLGKRLMLDLIEWCKSNGITKKITLVTNEENYNAIGLYKKVGFEVESILKKECYYNGVYTDLIGMSLLLGI, from the coding sequence ATGCCAACAATAACATTAAAAAATGGTGTAGACGTACTTATTAGAGAAGGAGTAAGGGAAGATGCTCAAAGCATTATAGATTTTTATAATGAAGTGGGTGGAGAAACTCATTTTCTGTCATTTGGAAAGGATGAATATAAAATATCTTTGGAGGAACAAGAAAATGCTATAGAATCAGCAAAAGCATCTGATAATTCTGTTAAACTGATTGCATTTATAGATGGTGAAATAGTTGGGATTGCAACGATTGATTCTAATCAAAAAGCAAAAGGAAAGCATGTTGGAGTATTAGGAATTGTTGTAAAAGAAAAATATTGGGGAATTGGATTGGGTAAAAGGCTTATGTTAGACCTTATAGAATGGTGTAAATCAAATGGAATAACCAAGAAGATAACTCTTGTCACTAATGAAGAAAATTATAATGCTATAGGATTATACAAAAAAGTTGGATTTGAAGTAGAAAGCATACTAAAGAAAGAATGTTATTATAATGGTGTTTATACTGATTTAATAGGAATGTCACTTTTATTGGGAATATAA
- a CDS encoding fructose-1,6-bisphosphatase — translation MKNLCKISDDYLNSKLKYLKLLSKQYPSISKASTEIINLEAILNLPKGTEHFITDVHGEYEPFVHVLKNGSGVIKRKIEELFSNTIRDSEKKMLATLVYYPEQKLDLIIKQEENIDDFYRINIYRLIELCKYASSKYTRSKVRKLLPENFKYIIEELLHEHVKSEHKEEYYKSIVETIVDIGIAKEFIIAISTVIQKLVVDRLHVIGDIYDRGPRPDIIVDKLIEHHCVDIQWGNHDILWMGAASGEKTCIANALRISARYANLDIVEDIYGINLLPLATFAIEMYKDDPCKEFIPKVNDQSVTTTEKSLMAKMHKAISIIQFKLEGEVIRRRPEFEMEHRLLLNMINYDEGTINLKGKTYKLKDTYLPTIDKKDPYKLTMEERNVIDKLVSSFRGSEKLQKHVSFLFSKGSIYLKANSNLLIHGCVPLNEDGSFMSMNIMGKEYKGKALMDKMESLAREGFFFKDKAEEKLYGMDIMWYLWTGKCSSLFGKDDMTTFERYFIAEKETHKENKNPYFKLRENEMACKRLFEEFDLELDESHIINGHVPVESKNGESPIKANGKILVIDGGFSRAYQKTTGIAGYTLIYNSRTLQLVSHEPFNSAEEAIANESDILSTTVVVEHKAKRKMVRDTDEGVKIQEEIEDLKLLLMAYKKGLIKEM, via the coding sequence ATGAAAAATCTGTGTAAAATATCAGATGATTATTTAAACAGCAAGCTTAAGTATTTAAAGTTATTATCAAAACAATATCCAAGTATATCAAAAGCAAGTACAGAAATAATAAATTTAGAGGCTATATTAAATCTTCCAAAGGGAACAGAGCATTTTATAACAGATGTACATGGTGAATATGAACCATTTGTACATGTATTAAAAAATGGTTCTGGTGTAATAAAGAGAAAAATAGAAGAATTGTTTTCAAATACAATAAGAGACAGCGAAAAAAAAATGTTAGCAACTCTTGTATATTATCCTGAACAAAAGTTAGACCTAATAATTAAGCAAGAGGAAAATATAGATGATTTTTATAGAATAAATATTTATAGACTTATAGAACTTTGTAAATATGCTTCTAGCAAATATACTAGGTCTAAAGTTAGAAAACTGTTACCAGAAAATTTTAAATACATAATAGAAGAACTTTTGCATGAGCATGTTAAAAGTGAACATAAAGAAGAGTACTATAAAAGTATAGTTGAAACAATAGTTGACATAGGAATAGCTAAGGAGTTTATAATTGCTATTTCTACAGTTATACAAAAATTGGTTGTAGATAGACTTCATGTAATAGGAGATATTTATGATAGAGGTCCAAGACCAGATATAATTGTCGATAAGCTTATTGAACATCATTGTGTAGATATTCAATGGGGAAATCATGATATATTGTGGATGGGTGCAGCCTCAGGTGAAAAAACTTGTATAGCAAATGCACTGAGGATATCAGCTAGATATGCGAATTTAGACATTGTAGAAGACATATATGGAATAAATCTGTTGCCTTTGGCCACTTTTGCTATAGAAATGTATAAAGATGACCCTTGTAAAGAATTTATTCCAAAGGTTAATGACCAAAGTGTAACAACAACAGAAAAGTCTTTAATGGCAAAAATGCACAAAGCAATAAGTATAATTCAATTTAAGCTTGAAGGTGAGGTTATAAGACGAAGACCTGAATTTGAAATGGAACATAGACTCTTGCTTAATATGATAAACTATGATGAAGGTACGATTAATTTAAAAGGTAAAACATATAAATTAAAAGATACTTATTTACCTACAATAGACAAAAAAGACCCATATAAATTAACTATGGAAGAAAGAAATGTTATTGATAAATTAGTATCTTCATTTAGAGGTAGTGAAAAATTACAAAAACATGTTTCATTTTTGTTTTCTAAAGGAAGTATATATTTAAAGGCTAACTCAAATTTACTGATTCATGGATGTGTACCGTTAAATGAAGATGGAAGCTTTATGTCTATGAATATAATGGGAAAAGAGTATAAAGGTAAGGCTCTTATGGATAAGATGGAGTCTCTAGCAAGAGAAGGATTTTTCTTTAAAGATAAGGCAGAAGAAAAACTGTATGGCATGGATATTATGTGGTATTTATGGACTGGGAAATGTTCATCATTATTTGGTAAAGATGATATGACTACATTTGAAAGATACTTTATAGCTGAAAAAGAGACTCATAAAGAAAATAAGAACCCATATTTTAAACTTAGAGAAAATGAGATGGCTTGTAAAAGATTATTTGAAGAATTTGATTTAGAACTTGATGAATCTCATATAATAAATGGTCATGTTCCTGTGGAGAGTAAAAATGGAGAGAGCCCAATAAAAGCTAATGGTAAAATTCTCGTTATAGATGGTGGTTTTTCTAGGGCTTACCAAAAAACTACTGGTATAGCTGGATACACTTTGATATACAATTCTAGAACTTTGCAATTAGTATCGCATGAACCATTTAATTCTGCTGAAGAAGCCATTGCAAATGAAAGTGATATCTTATCGACAACTGTTGTAGTAGAGCATAAGGCAAAGAGAAAAATGGTGAGAGATACTGATGAAGGAGTAAAGATACAAGAGGAAATAGAAGATTTAAAACTACTTTTAATGGCGTATAAGAAAGGGCTAATAAAAGAAATGTAG